From Caloenas nicobarica isolate bCalNic1 chromosome 18, bCalNic1.hap1, whole genome shotgun sequence, a single genomic window includes:
- the MYO15B gene encoding myosin XVB has translation MSLPLPHSWGLPRLADLGVNSLEQLCINFANEHLQHFFNQTVIAQEEEEYSQEQLAWIPISKMYSKSCLDFIAAKPHGILCILDDQTSLTQATDHTFLQKCHYHHGNSLWYAKPKLPLPVFTVKHYAGPVTYQVHKFLNKNRDQLCPEVLDMFSQSRLKMVSHIFQKAKAAYSQQRELRARGKGVKSQTSTLVSKFQQSLQDLITKLRRSHAFFIRCITPNPKKLSSIFDVEYVTCQLRHSGILEAIHIRKKGYPVRLPFQNFLARYGLLAGRGHNCLEEREGCAAVLSCVVGNPSDLYQIGVTKVFLKEKARQLLERRWNQRQSWAIVTLQRNFRCLLHRRRLHVLQEKVIIIQAHFRGYQKELEERKQRRSLASGGTEKSPNQGMDVGLLEIPAELAALLQFAEGQHRAQAHQITEALPPEVKVKDDLSLPPTINSYPFSSFIKSHFQKTDFPAPGQPLQHPLTRLDAEYQESALEINKLILRFIGDKNLRGWQEILLGNYIAGRGLNNIALRNEIFSQVVAQTWKNPDMEHSQRAWVLMATLLSCFAPSPALEKPLLKFVSDHGLEGYNAVCQRKILTAAQHTEVDATLSRAYPPTQLEWTANQRRGRMVLDVHTFNEEKFSAEVESWMTGEQYAGWILSASGCDKKSRGWSISMFTGNTWQDLLGCDFVLDLIGEMEEFSNLGSPSQSSAEYPITPVTDRSFLQSSDLDSIPPAPGIRAPTFPPLSLPPEFSSLHPDPRFRGDPRTPGGLDHYLDDLFSPVLHQSSRASDMESRESLTGRMKGGGKIGPTQRGIFPSTGFSGMTQAPVYQPMPSMMGMPMMPAAGGVAPMPAMVMPQPVVPAVDASQLAAQQQAFINQQAMLMAQQMTLQAMSISQQQQQQQQQQRWQPPLTSSKPRVSSPPQAQASAPASAPVPTTFPKPKNPPSSQNAAPPPPKAPEPLAKAEKSVYDYTEDEYEYSNSEDDDYPRETFQQKREYFQKMGEQEIRVKQVRPPSKIWTPPANPEPKQEEKEEEQEKRKEEKPSPKAEAAPAAPSPPPEPKPKKQMPKAKKEPPVVKPSGPESRPAPSREIRNIIKMYQSRPAPEPQPIEPVRRVPKPFIKKNDPKNEALAKLGMMNLPSPKSPSPMPQEKKTPPPLKPKPGTASSSIKEKQLPLLSVFSWESTPPGAQGPPAPPPAPPLPSPPSPGNQGSQESTGKGEYSTVTVADDDGIKTQLYKLATSVSFSYDNPAWKIFLRKEVFYPKENFSHPYCLNLLCEQILCDTFSDSCLRISREEKRKMKDLLMEFRVGNDVQSIQEDGIKKRIVLAARDNWANYFSRLFPVHGENGSDVQILGVSHRGMRLLKVVKAAGYNPEHLKILHSYSFADVLSVELKGSNGLEFSLKTEQLFLHSPKAPCIKAMVELFIQELRQDTNYVIALRSYITDDKSLLSFKKGDLIELLPMQGVEPGWQFGSTGGRCGIFPTSLVQLAAAPDYLSTSMDRRGRLRKDVKASPESRNNSKEGSVPSLTSEPTSTTVVSAGDNYTMMDFAAAYFREAQSLRGLKGTPAEGKSAADLVQHTKVPIQESLLQYSDSELNELATKNFKTLMRFMGDQPKLKNQNEVECIYEILQLCKEKESLHDEVYCQVIKQVTHNPNQENVLRGWLLLNLLTGYFLPSNILMPYATKFLQLASSDPSSTHHDIAKICQSNLRKNFMYGGRRHLPSPVEIEALLKGRGARRLVILMPGDVEYLSRIKTFTVAKELLQEICEQMGAGEQEEIQEFVLLAIRSECDNLDKMERPIRSAEYIHDYLLEDKLVTVTLRRLIWRTPLHFENKFYTDVHYGQILWDYLNGKILLIRSKETEMQVCTLALLQHWAKSEQQNSAPSREELKEYTPKPLQSSISPQAMQSQVSMLLRTRQRLQPVDAKIQFIEHVMKLPFFGYNTYLVERVSDNTISVPCFFGVNKDDIIVADGTTQAVSCVIPLNELQKMRTLRPSSDGGLPGIELNYGSAVSPKTMWLELSQAKEMYHMIVVILDKTELHR, from the exons GAAGAG GAGGAATATAGTCAAGAGCAGTTAGCTTGGATTCCTATTTCCAAGATGTACAGCAAGTCATGCCTAGATTTCATTGCTGCAAAACCCCATGGCATCTTGTGTATCCTGGATGACCAGACTTCACTGACCCAG GCCACTGACCACACTTTCCTCCAGAAGTGTCATTACCATCATGGAAACAGCCTTTGGTATGCCAAGCCCAAGCTGCCTTTGCCAGTCTTCACCGTGAAGCACTATGCAGGCCCCGTTACCTATCAG GTCCACAAGTTTCTTAATAAAAACCGTGACCAGCTGTGTCCAGAGGTGCTGGATATGTTCTCTCAGAGCCGCCTCAAG ATGGTGTCTCACATTTTCCAGAAGGCTAAAGCTGCCTATAGTCAGCAAAGGGAGCTGAGGGCCAGAGGCAAAGGTGTCAAGTCTCAAACCTCCACACTGGTGTCCAAATTCCAGCAGTCATTGCAGGACCTTATCACCAAGCTGAGAAG gagcCATGCCTTCTTCATTCGCTGCATCACCCCTAATCCCAAAAAG CTGTCAAGTATCTTTGATGTGGAGTATGTCACTTGTCAGCTGCGGCATTCTGGGATACTGGAGGCCATCCACATTAGAAAGAAGGGATACCCGGTCCGCCTTCCATTCCAGAACTTCCTAGCCAG GTATGGCCTCCTGGCTGGGCGAGGGCACAACTGCTtggaggaaagagaaggctGCGCAGCAGTGCTGTCTTGTGTGGTTGGGAACCCCTCAGATCTCTATCAGATTGGAGTAACAAAG GTCTTTCTGAAGGAGAAGGCCAGGCAGCTTCTGGAGAGACGATGGAACCAGAGGCAGAGTTGGGCCATTGTAACTCTGCAAAGGAACTTCCGATGCCTCCTTCACCGCAGACGCCTCCATGTCCTCCAGGAGAAAGTCATAATCATTCAGGCTCACTTCCGAGGTTACCAG AAGGAATtagaggaaaggaaacaaagaaggTCCCTGGCCAGTGGTGGCACAGAGAAGAGTCCCAACCAAGGAATG GACGTGGGACTGCTGGAGATCCCTGCAGAGCTCGCTGCCCTCCTGCAGTTCGCTGAAG GTCAGCACCGAGCACAGGCCCACCAGATAACTGAGGCATTGCCTCCAGAAGTCAAGGTCAAAGATGATCTTTCCCTCCCGCCCACCATCAACAGCtatcctttctcctccttcattAAGTCACACTTCCAG aaGACAGACTTCCCTGCCCCTGGTCAGCCTCTGCAGCACCCCTTAACCCGTCTGGATGCTGAATACCAGGAGAGTGCGCTTGAGATCAACAAACTG ATTTTACGGTTCATTGGTGACAAGAATCTCCGTGGCTGGCAGGAGATACTTCTGGGCAATTACATTGCCGGGAGAGGTTTGAATAACATTGCTCTGCGCAATGAAATCTTCAGTCAGGTGGTTGCCCAGACATGGAAGAACCCAGACATGGAGCACAGCCAGCGAGCTTGGGTCCTGATGGCAACTTTGCTGAGCTGCTTTGCCCCTTCACCAGCACTGGAGAAGCCATTGCTGAa ATTCGTGTCAGATCATGGCCTGGAGGGCTACAACGCTGTTTGCCAGCGCAAGATCttgacagcagcacagcacacagAAGTAGATGCTACGTTATCTCGGGCCTACCCTCCAACTCAGCTGGAGTGGACTGCAAACcagaggagagggaggatgGTGCTGGACGTTCATACCTTTAACG AGGAGAAATTCTCAGCTGAGGTGGAGTCCTGGATGACTGGGGAGCAGTACGCAGGCTGGATCCTGAGTGCAAG TGGCTGTGATAAGAAGTCTCGAGGATGGTCTATCTCCATGTTTACTGGAAATACATGGCAAGACCTGCTGGGCTGTGACTTTGTGCTGGACCTCATTGGAGAGATGGAGGAGTTCAGCAACCTCGGCAGCCCCTCTCAGTCCTCAGCTGAGTACCCCATCACTCCTGTAACAGACAGAAGCTTCCTCCAGAGCTCTGACCTGGATTC TATCCCTCCTGCTCCAGGCATCCGGGCCCCTACCTTCCCACCACTGAGCCTGCCTCCAGAATTCAGCAGTCTCCATCCAG ATCCAAGATTCAGAGGTGACCCGAGGACCCCTGGAGGCTTGGATCACTATCTGGATGATCTTTTCAGCCCTGTGCTGCATCAAAGCTCAAGAGCATCA GATATGGAGAGCAGGGAGAGTCTGACCGGACGCATGAAAGGAGGTGGGAAGATTGGACCCACACAGAGAGGAATCTTTCCTTCCACAG GCTTCTCTGGAATGACTCAAGCACCAGTTTACCAGCCCATGCCTTCCATGATGGGGATGCCTATGATGCCAGCAGCTGGTGGGGTTGCACCTATGCCAG CCATGGTTATGCCGCAGCCTGTGGTTCCAGCTGTAGATGCCAGTCAGTTAGCAGCACAACAGCAAGCCTTTATCAACCAGCAAGCCATGCTCATG GCCCAGCAGATGACCCTTCAAGCCATGAGCATTTctcagcaacagcagcagcagcagcagcaacagcggTGGCAACCACCTCTCACGAGCTCAAAGCCAAGAGTCTCAAGTCCACCACAAGCCCAAGCCTCAgctccagcctcagccccagTCCCAACCACTTTCCCAAAACCCAAGAATCCTCCCAGCAGCCAGAATGctgcaccaccaccaccaaaggCTCCAGAACCACTAGCTAAGGCAGAAAAATCG GTTTATGACTACACAGAAGATGAGTACGAGTACTCCAACAGTGAAGATGATGACTATCCTCGGGAAACtttccagcagaagagagaatattttcagaagatgG GAGAGCAAGAGATCCGAGTAAAGCAAGTCAGGCCTCCTTCCAAGATCTGGACGCCTCCAGCAAATCCCGAGCcgaagcaggaggaaaaggaagaggagcaggagaagaggaaagaagagaagcCCAGCCCTAAAGCAGAGGCAG CTCCTGCTGCCCCTTCGCCACCTCCTGAGCCAAAGCCAAAAAAGCAGATGCCAAAAGCGAAGAAGGAGCCACCTGTAGTGAAGCCTTCAGGCCCTGAGTCGCGACCTGCACCCAGCCGGGAGATCCGCAACATCATCAAAATGTACCAGAGCAGGCCAGCTCCTGAGCCCCAGCCTATCGAGCCTGTCAG GAGAGTGCCCAAGCCATTCATAAAGAAGAATGACCCCAAAAATGAGGCTCTGGCCAAGCTGGGAATGATGAACCTCCCATCTCCCAAATCA CCATCCCCAATGccacaagagaagaaaacacctCCACCTCTCAAGCCCAAGCCAGGCACAGCTTCCAGCTCTATCAAGGAGAAGCAGTTGCCTCTCTTGTCAGTCTTCAGCTGGGAGAGTACCCCACCAGGTGCCCAGggccctcctgctccccctcctgccccaccattGCCTTCGCCTCCCTCGCCTGGGAATCAAGGCTCTCAGGAGTCCACAGGGAAGGGTGAGT ACTCTACTGTAACAGTAGCAGATGATGATGGTATCAAGACCCAGTTGTACAAGCTTGCTACCAGTGTCAGCTTTTCCTATGACAACCCTGCCTGGAAAATCTTTCTGCGTAAAGAG GTGTTTTACCCCAAAGAAAATTTCAGTCACCCTTATTGTCTGAACTTGCTGTGCGAACAG atCCTGTGTGACACCTTCTCTGATTCCTGTCTTCGGATCTCCAGGGAAGAGAAGCGCAAGATGAAAGACCTGCTGA TGGAGTTTCGGGTTGGCAACGATGTCCAGTCCATTCAGGAGGATGGGATAAAGAAGAGGATTGTACTGGCTGCTCGGGATAACTGGGCTAACTATTTCTCCCGCCTTTTCCCAGTTCAT GGTGAAAATGGAAGTGATGTACAGATCCTGGGTGTTTCTCACCGGGGCATGCGGTTGCTGAAGGTGGTGAAAGCAGCTGGCTATAATCCTGAGCACCTGAAGATTCTTCACAGCTACAG CTTTGCAGATGTGCTGTCAGTGGAACTGAAGGGCAGCAATGGCCTGGAGTTCTCTCTGAAGACAGAGCAGCTCTTCCTGCACTCTCCAAAGGCTCCATGCATCAAGGCCATGGTGGAACTCTTCATCCAGGAGCTGAGGCAG gacaCCAACTACGTCATTGCTCTGCGCAGCTACATCACAGATGACAAGAGCCTTCTTAGCTTCAAGAAGGGCGACCTCATTGAGTTACTGCCCATGCAAGGCGTGGAGCCAG GCTGGCAGTTCGGCTCCACTGGCGGCCGCTGTGGTATTTTCCCCACCAGCCTGGTGCAACTGGCTGCAGCCCCTGATTACCTCAGCACCAGCATGGACAGACGTGGAAGGCTGCGGAAGGACGTGAAAGCTTCCCCAGAGAGCAGGAACAACAGCAAAGAG GGTTCTGTTCCCAGCCTGACATCAGAACCCACCAGCACCACGGTAGTCTCTGCTGGCGATAATTACACCATGATGGACTTCGCCGCAGCCTACTTCAGAGAGGCTCAGTCCCT GCGGGGACTGAAGGGGACACCTGCTGAAGGGAAAAGTGCAGCTGACCTGGTCCAACACACCAAG GTCCCAATCCAGGAGTCTTTGCTCCAGTACTCTGACAGTGAGCTGAATGAGCTTGCTACGAAGAACTTCAAGA CTCTGATGCGGTTCATGGGAGATCAACCAAAGCTCAAGAACCAGAATGAGGTTGAATGCATCTATGAAATCCTTCAG CTGTGTAAGGAGAAGGAGAGTTTGCATGATGAAGTCTACTGCCAGGTCATCAAACAGGTCACCCACAACCCTAACCA GGAGAACGTGCTGCGTGGTTGGTTGCTCCTAAACCTGCTAACTGGATACTTCCTCCCCTCTAACATCCTGATGCCCTATGCCACCAAGTTTCTGCAGCTAGCCAGCAGTGATCCATCCAGCACCCACCATG atATTGCCAAGATCTGTCAGAGCAACCTGCGGAAAAATTTCATGTATGGAGGCCGTCGCCACCTTCCTTCCCCTGTGGAGATAGAGGCACTGCTG AAGGGGCGTGGTGCCCGCCGGCTAGTGATACTGATGCCTGGAGACGTGGAATACCTCTCCAGAATCAAGACATTCACT gTGGCCAAGGAACTCTTGCAGGAGATCTGTGAACAGATGGGAGCAGGTGAACAGGAAGAGATACAGGAATTTGTTCTTCTTGCCATCAGGAGTGAGTGTGATAATCTTG ATAAAATGGAGAGGCCAATACGATCGGCGGAGTATATTCATGATTACCTGCTGGAGGACAAGTTGGTCACTGTGACTTTACGCAGGCTCATCTGGAGGACACCTCTGCACTTTGAGAACAAATTTTATACTGATGTCCATTATGGACAG ATTCTGTGGGATTACCTGAATGGGAAGATACTATTGATCCGTAGTAAAGAAACAGAGATGCAGGTGTGCACTTTGGCATTGCTCCAGCACTGGGCCAAATCAGAGCAGCAGAACTCTGCTCCCTCCAG GGAGGAGCTGAAGGAGTACACGCCAAAGCCCCTGCAGTCTTCCATCAGTCCCCAGGCTATGCAGAGCCAGGTCAGCATGCTGCTGAGAACCAGGCAGCGCCTCCAGCCAGTGGATGCAAAAATCCAGTTCATAG AGCATGTGATGAAATTGCCTTTCTTTGGCTACAACACCTACTTAGTAGAGAGAGTCAGTGACAACACAATCTCTGTGCCCTGCTTCTTTGGTGTGAATAAAGATGATATCATCGTGGCGGATGGCACCACTCAG GCAGTCTCCTGTGTCATTCCATTGAATGAGCTGCAGAAGATGCGAACCCTGCGACCTAGCTCTGATGGGGGGCTTCCTGGCATAGAACTGAACTACGGCTCGGCTGTCAGCCCCAAGACTATGTGGCTTGAACTGTCACAG GCTAAGGAAATGTACCACATGATTGTTGTCATCCTGGATAAAACAGAGTTGCATCGCTAG